The sequence below is a genomic window from Acaryochloris thomasi RCC1774.
GCGCAGGTCTATGGTGGCGCAGAAGATAGAGGGCGGATTCCTGGACAACAATTTTTTCTGGAGGATGGCGATCAGGTTGGGCTTTGCGATCGCAAAGCCCAAGTCTTCTTCGTCCCCGGTCACACCCGCGCCCACATCGCCTACTACTTTCCGCCATCACAAGACGAACCGGGTGATCTATTCTGCGGCGACACGTTATTTGCAGGAGGCTGTGGCCGACTCTTTGAAGGCACGCCTGCACAAATGCTGGATTCGTTAAGCAAACTGCGCGACCTTCCAGAAGAGACTCGCGTATGGTGTGCCCATGAATATACGTTAAAGAATCTCCAGTTCGCTCTCACAGTTGATAGCAAGAATCCTGAACTGCAAGACCGATTCCAGCAGGTTCAGAAAGCTAGAGAACAAAACCAAGCAACTGTTCCCTCATGGATCGGCATTGAGAAGCAGACCAACCCCTTCCTCCGATGGGACCAAGCGGCTCTAGTCACTGCAGTCCAGGGACGCGATTCTGTTCAGACCCTCGCTCGTTTACGAGGTATGAAAGACCAGTTCTAGGCAAATCGGTTAAGACCTAAGGAAACAAGGGCCAGAAGCGCTACCACGCCATAGAACGTAAACACCACTGTTACCTCCGGCCAGCCCGATAGCTCAAAGTGATTGTGCAGCGGTGACATTCGAAAAAGGCGCTTGCCGACTCCATCCGGGCCTTTAGTGGCTTTGAAATAGATCACTTGAGCAATCACGGATAAAGCTTCAACTAAAAATAGCCCGCTCAAAATTAAGAGCGCCCAGAGGCTATTGCTAATCAGACCCACCGCAGCTAAAGCACCTCCCAGAGCCAGGGAGCCTGTATCCCCCATGAACACCCGTGCTGGATTGTAGTTATGGGCCAAGAAACCTAAACAGCCGCCCGCCATGCAAGCGCAAAAAATCATCAGCCCTGGCCAGGCGGGAGCGACAACTAAGGCCATGCCGACCAGTGCGAT
It includes:
- the gloB gene encoding hydroxyacylglutathione hydrolase; the protein is MYIDRLPAFSDNYIFLLYNEEKKVAAVVDPADPTPVLKRLEELDAALVAIFNTHHHSDHVGGNRTLLRRFPEAQVYGGAEDRGRIPGQQFFLEDGDQVGLCDRKAQVFFVPGHTRAHIAYYFPPSQDEPGDLFCGDTLFAGGCGRLFEGTPAQMLDSLSKLRDLPEETRVWCAHEYTLKNLQFALTVDSKNPELQDRFQQVQKAREQNQATVPSWIGIEKQTNPFLRWDQAALVTAVQGRDSVQTLARLRGMKDQF